CTTGGGCATGGGGCGGGGATCTTTGGCCGAACCAGCCGCCACGCGCACGAGGCAGGCGCGGCACTTGCCGCCCGAGCCTTTCAGCGGCGTGTAGTAGCACATGGCCGGGGGCACGATGCCGCCGCCGATGGTGCGGGCCGCGTTGAGGATGGTGGTTCCGTCCGGAACGTCAACCTCGATGCCGTCAAATGTTATTTTAGCCATTATTCTTGGGTTGAGAGCTTAAAGCTTAGAGGTCAGAACTTAGATTAAAAGTTAAATCCAAGTCGTCTATGTCTAAGCTCTCACTTCTAAGTTCTAAACAAGGACTGCTTTGCCGGGAAACACCGCACCGGGGCGGGTAGCTTCCTGGGGGTAGCGCACGTGCCACTCAAATTCGTCGCGGAAGTGACGAATGGCGGCCGAAACTGGCCAGGCCGCCGCTTCACCCAGGGGGCAGATGGTGTTGCCTTCGATTTGCTTGGCCACGCTGGCCAGCACGTCGATGTCGCGCTCATTGCCGTGGCCGTGCTCCAGGCGGTGCAGGATTTTCTCCAGCCAGCCCGTACCCTCGCGGCAGGGCGAGCATTGCCCGCACGACTCGTGGTGGTAGAAGCGGCTAAAGTTCCAGGTGTTACGCACGATGCAGGTGGTTTCGTCCATGGCAATGAAGCCACCGGAGCCCAGCATGGTACCCGTCACAAACCCGCCATCCGACAACGACTCGTAGGTCATCAGGCGGGGCTCACCGGCGGCGGTTTTCAGAATCAATTCCTTGGGCAGAATTGGCACCGACGAACCGCCGGCTACGACAGCCTTCAGGTCGCGGCCTTTCCAGATGCCGCCGCAGTACTCATCGGAGTAGATGAATTCCTCGACGGGCACGCCCAGTTCGATTTCGTAGATACCGGGCTTGTTGAGGTGGCCGCAGGCCGAAATCAGCTTGGTGCCGGTGCTCCGGCCCACGCCAATCTTGGCGTACTCGTCGCCGCCATCATTCACAATAACCGGCACGGCGGCAATAGACTCCACGTTGTTCACCACCGTGGGGCGGGCGTAGAGGCCCTGCACGGCGGGGAATGGGGGCTTGTTGCGCGGGTTACCCCGCTTGCCTTCCAAGGATTCAAGCAAAGCTGTTTCTTCGCCGCAGATATAGGCACCCCCACCGGGGTGCACGTACAAATCCAGGTCGTAACCCGAGCCCAGGATGTTTTTACCCAGGAAACCGGCTGCGTAAGCTTCGGCAATGGCCTTTTCCAGGATGCGCAGCACGTACAACAACTCCCCACGGATGTAGATGTAGGAAGTGTTGGCGCCCAGGGCGTAGGAGCTCGTAATCATGCCTTCCACCAGCAGGTGGGGCAGTTTCGACATCAGCTGCCGGTCCTTGAAGGTGCCCGGCTCCGATTCGTCGGCGTTGCAAACGAGGTAGCGCGGCACGCCTTCGGGCTTGGCCAGAAAGCTCCATTTCATGCCCGTGGGGAAACCGGCACCGCCGCGGCCACGCAGGCCCGACTTTTTCACCTCTTCCACCACCTCGTCGGGGGTCATGGTTTTGAGGGCCTTCTCCACCGAGCGGTAGCCGCCATGCTTGCGGTATACCTCAAAGGTGTCGATGCCTTCAACGTTGATATGTTCGGTCAGCAGTTTGCGTCCCATAGTGTCTGAGCGGTAAGCTGAAAGAGGTTAATTGTTGGCTACGGCGTTGGGCAGGCCTTTTTCTTCCCAGGGAAGCGCCGGACGGTGCACCATGTTGCGCAGCTCGGTGAGCATGGCGTTTACCGAAGCTTCGGTGTCGAGCTGCTCGTAGTATTTCTCGCGCACCTGTACCACGGGGGCAAAGCCGCAGGCGGCCAGGCATTCCACCTCTTTCAAGGTAAACAGCCCGTCGGCCGAAGGCCCACCGCCTACTTTGGCGCCGGTGATACGCTCCAGCTCGGCCGTCAGCTCGTCGGAGCCGCGCAGCTGGCAAGGGCCCGTGCGGCAGATTTCCAGCACGTGCTTGCCTACCGGCTTGAGGTTGAACATGGTGTAGAAAGTCGAAACCTCGTACACCTCGATGGGTTTCACGCCCAATACCTCGGCTACCAGGTCCTGCACCTCGGGGCTACCCAGCCCCCGAATTCGGCCTGGGCAATGTGTAGTACCGGCAGCATCGCCGACTTGCGGCGCTCCTCCGGGTATTGCTTGCAGATACGGTCTATTTCAGCCTTGGCAGCTTCCGAAAACTGGGGTTTCACGGGCGCGGTTGTCGATTCCATAAAGTCAAATTCAGCAAAAAACTACGCGTCCAGCTCGCCGGCAATTACGTTCATCGACGACAAGGTCACGATGGCGTCGGAGAGGCTGCTGCCCACCACCATTTCGGGGTAAGCCTGGTAGTAAATGAAGCAGGGGCGGCGGAAGTGCAGGCGGTAAGGCGTGCGGCCCCCATCGGAAATTAGGTAGAAGCCCAACTCGCCGTTGCCACCTTCCACAGAGTGATACACCTCGCCTACCGGCGCTTCAATCTCACCCATGATGATTTTGAAGTGGTAAATCAAAGCCTCCATGTTCTTGTACACAGCCTGCTTAGGGGGCAGGTAGTAGTGCGGAGCATCGGCGTGGAACGGGCCTTCGGGCAGGTTTTCCAGGGCCTGGTTGATGATGCGCAGGCTCTGCCAGATTTCCTCGTTGCGCACCATGAACCGGTCGTAGGTGTCGCCCTTGGTACCCACGGGGATTTCGAAGTCGAAGTCCTCGTAGCTGGAGTAAGGGTTCATGGCCCGCACGTCGTAGTCGACGCCGGCGGCGCGCAGATTGGGGCCGGTGAAGCCGTAGTTCAGCGCTTTTTCCGCCGTAATCGGGCCCACGTTCACCACGCGGTCCATGAAAATGCGGTTGCGGTTGAACATGGATTCAAACTCCTTCATCACCGCGGGGAAGGTCTTGAGCCAGTCGCGCAGCTTCTGAATGGCCACGTCGGAGAAGTCACGCTCCATGCCGCCCACGCGGCCCATGTTGGTGGTCAGGCGGGCGCCGCAGATTTCCTCGTAAATCTCGTACACCTTTTCCCGCTCCTGGAACACGTAGAGGAAGCCGGTAAATGCGCCGGTGTCTACGCCCAGAATCGAGTTGCAGATGAGGTGGTCGGTGATGCGGGCCAGCTCCATGGCGATGACGCGCATGTACTGGGCACGCTTGGGCACCGTTACGCCGAGCAGCTTTTCTACCGTCATGTGCCAACCCATGTTGTTGATGGGCGACGAACAGTAGTTCATCCGGTCGGTGAGGGGCGTGATTTGATAGAAGGGCCGGCGTTCGGCAATCTTCTCAAAGGCCCGGTGGATATAGCCGATGGTCGGGACGCCGGAAATAATCCGCTCCCCATCCATTTGCAGGATGTTCTGGAAAATGCCGTGCGTGGCCGGGTGCGTCGGACCCAGGTTAAGGGTCGTCAGTTCCTGGCTGAAGTCGTTGAGCGTGGGAACGAGGCCGCTGTTCTGCTGCTGTTCCCGGGCTTCCTGGATGATCTTGTGGGTACCTTCCAGCGTGTCGTTTACTGCCATTGTTTTAGAGCTTAGAGGCTAGAACTTAGAGCTTAGAATTTGAGGAAGAAGTTTGAAAACAAGAACATTCTAAGTTCTAAGCTCTCAGTTCTGAGTTCTAAAGATTAGCGGCCGAAGAAAAGGTCTGTTTTGTCTTCGCGGGTACCGTCTTCTAGCGCGTATTCCTTGCGCATGGGGTGGTAGTCCATGTCTTCCACATTCAGAATGCGGATGAGATTGGGGTGGCCCGTGAAGATAATGCCGTAGAAGTCGTAGGCCTCGCGCTCCATCCAGTTCGCCGTGGCGTAGAGGTCGGTCAGAGTGGGCACTACCGGGTCGGCAATGGGGAAGAAAATCTTGATGCGCAGGCGCAGGTTATTTACCAGGCTGTGCACGTGGTAAATCATGCCTAGTTCTTTACCCTCGTTTTCGGGGTAATGAATGCCGCACATCGTAGTCAGGAAGTTGAGCTGCAACTCCTGATCCTGCTGCAAGCCGGCAATGATTTCGTGAATCCGCTCCCGCGTGGTCGTCACAGTCAGCAGGCCGTAAGGCTCCTCGACGTCCATGAAGGTGTCGGCGCCGAACAGACGCTGCAGCAACGCTAGCAACTGAGCATTCTTAACCGCCTGCGGATCTAGTGGAGCCGCTGCTTCCTGAGATTCTGCCGCGGATTCTTGGGTATTTTCAGCCATTCCTGTGTAGAGAAGCTAAGAGGCGAAAATTGGCGCTGCAAGAAGCTTGCAGCGCCAATTTTCAAACTACTTGATGTTATAGGAAGCCAGCAGCGCCTGGTACTCGGGCGCGTTGCGGCGGCGAATCGATTCGGTGCGGGCCAAATCCTGCACTCGCATCAGGCCATCGAGAACCTGCTCGGGGCGGGGCGGGCAGCCGGGCACGTACACGTCGACGGGGATAATCCGGTCGATGCCCTGGAGCACGGAGTAGGAGTCGAAGATGCCACCCGAGCAGGCACAGGCGCCCATGGCCAGCACCCAGCGGGGCTCAGCCATCTGCTCGTACACCTGCTTCACGATGGGGGCCATCTTCTTGGCGATGGTGCCCATCACCATCAGCAGGTCGGCCTGCCGGGGCGAAAACGACGGACGCTCCGAGCCGAAGCGGGAGATGTCGTAGTGCGAGCCCATGGTCGCCATAAACTCGATGCCGCAGCAGGACGTAGCGAAGGGCAGGGGCCACAGGGAATTGGCGCGGGCCATGCCCACTACCGACTCCAGGGAGGTTGCGAAGAAGCCAGCGCCTTCTACGCCCTCGGGGGCCTCAACCATCTTTATTTCAGGAACACGAATATCGCTCATGAGATTTGTCAGTTTGGAGGGGCTATTTGCCCTTTATCCGAACACCAGCGCGCCGGTAAAAGTTTGGTTGAATTGGACTTAGGCGTGGGTGCCGGTCCACTTCAGAATGCCTTTCTTGATAACGTAGGCGAAGCCCGCCATCAGCAGGGTCAGGAACACAATCATCTGCACGAAGCCGTCCCAGCCCAGGCTGCGGAAGTTCACGGCCCAGGGATACATGAAGATTACCTCCACGTCGAAGAGCACGAACAAGATGGCGGTGAGGAAGTATTTGATGGAAATCGGGGTGCGGGCATTGCCCACCGACTCGATACCGCACTCGAAAGCCTCATTTTTGACTTTGCTTTTGCGGTTGGGGCCCACCAGGTGGGACACAATCATGGCAAAGGCCACGAAGGCAATGGCCAGGCCGAATTGTACCACAATGGGCAGAAAATCAACCGGCTGGTAATTAGTAGTTACAGCGAGAAGCATACGATTCAGCAGTTAAAGGCCCCTTGGAATGGGCGTTGGAGGGCAAAGGTAGGGCTTAGAGGCTTGGGAACAAAGGTTCTGCGGGCCCTGGTTCGCAATGGCGTATATTTGGACAAATTAGGTTTTATTAATGTGGGCCCAACCCAGTTGCCGCCCGGCGCTACGCGTTAGGAAAGCACCCGGCTTTCGAGCGGGTATCTGACGAGGGACATGAGCCCTCGGCTGGCTGAGTCGGGGCTGCTTATGCTCCGG
Above is a genomic segment from Hymenobacter cellulosivorans containing:
- the nuoF gene encoding NADH-quinone oxidoreductase subunit NuoF; translation: MGRKLLTEHINVEGIDTFEVYRKHGGYRSVEKALKTMTPDEVVEEVKKSGLRGRGGAGFPTGMKWSFLAKPEGVPRYLVCNADESEPGTFKDRQLMSKLPHLLVEGMITSSYALGANTSYIYIRGELLYVLRILEKAIAEAYAAGFLGKNILGSGYDLDLYVHPGGGAYICGEETALLESLEGKRGNPRNKPPFPAVQGLYARPTVVNNVESIAAVPVIVNDGGDEYAKIGVGRSTGTKLISACGHLNKPGIYEIELGVPVEEFIYSDEYCGGIWKGRDLKAVVAGGSSVPILPKELILKTAAGEPRLMTYESLSDGGFVTGTMLGSGGFIAMDETTCIVRNTWNFSRFYHHESCGQCSPCREGTGWLEKILHRLEHGHGNERDIDVLASVAKQIEGNTICPLGEAAAWPVSAAIRHFRDEFEWHVRYPQEATRPGAVFPGKAVLV
- a CDS encoding NADH-quinone oxidoreductase subunit NuoE family protein, yielding MQDLVAEVLGVKPIEVYEVSTFYTMFNLKPVGKHVLEICRTGPCQLRGSDELTAELERITGAKVGGGPSADGLFTLKEVECLAACGFAPVVQVREKYYEQLDTEASVNAMLTELRNMVHRPALPWEEKGLPNAVANN
- the nuoD gene encoding NADH dehydrogenase (quinone) subunit D, with product MAVNDTLEGTHKIIQEAREQQQNSGLVPTLNDFSQELTTLNLGPTHPATHGIFQNILQMDGERIISGVPTIGYIHRAFEKIAERRPFYQITPLTDRMNYCSSPINNMGWHMTVEKLLGVTVPKRAQYMRVIAMELARITDHLICNSILGVDTGAFTGFLYVFQEREKVYEIYEEICGARLTTNMGRVGGMERDFSDVAIQKLRDWLKTFPAVMKEFESMFNRNRIFMDRVVNVGPITAEKALNYGFTGPNLRAAGVDYDVRAMNPYSSYEDFDFEIPVGTKGDTYDRFMVRNEEIWQSLRIINQALENLPEGPFHADAPHYYLPPKQAVYKNMEALIYHFKIIMGEIEAPVGEVYHSVEGGNGELGFYLISDGGRTPYRLHFRRPCFIYYQAYPEMVVGSSLSDAIVTLSSMNVIAGELDA
- a CDS encoding NADH-quinone oxidoreductase subunit C — encoded protein: MAENTQESAAESQEAAAPLDPQAVKNAQLLALLQRLFGADTFMDVEEPYGLLTVTTTRERIHEIIAGLQQDQELQLNFLTTMCGIHYPENEGKELGMIYHVHSLVNNLRLRIKIFFPIADPVVPTLTDLYATANWMEREAYDFYGIIFTGHPNLIRILNVEDMDYHPMRKEYALEDGTREDKTDLFFGR
- a CDS encoding NADH-quinone oxidoreductase subunit B, coding for MSDIRVPEIKMVEAPEGVEGAGFFATSLESVVGMARANSLWPLPFATSCCGIEFMATMGSHYDISRFGSERPSFSPRQADLLMVMGTIAKKMAPIVKQVYEQMAEPRWVLAMGACACSGGIFDSYSVLQGIDRIIPVDVYVPGCPPRPEQVLDGLMRVQDLARTESIRRRNAPEYQALLASYNIK
- a CDS encoding NADH-quinone oxidoreductase subunit A, which translates into the protein MLLAVTTNYQPVDFLPIVVQFGLAIAFVAFAMIVSHLVGPNRKSKVKNEAFECGIESVGNARTPISIKYFLTAILFVLFDVEVIFMYPWAVNFRSLGWDGFVQMIVFLTLLMAGFAYVIKKGILKWTGTHA